From a single Methanofollis sp. W23 genomic region:
- a CDS encoding DUF2180 family protein, which translates to MKCYVCAQEGKDTEAAGICIVCGMGLCTGHMVREDVDLWEGGYPFPAQKLEKKLPRILCPECAAALKE; encoded by the coding sequence ATGAAATGCTATGTCTGCGCCCAGGAGGGCAAGGATACTGAGGCCGCAGGGATCTGCATCGTCTGCGGGATGGGCCTCTGCACCGGGCACATGGTGCGGGAGGACGTCGACCTCTGGGAAGGGGGATATCCCTTCCCTGCACAGAAACTCGAGAAGAAACTCCCCAGGATCCTCTGTCCGGAGTGCGCGGCGGCGTTGAAGGAGTGA
- a CDS encoding ferritin, which translates to MISHTILEALNRQINRELYSAYLYLSMSAWFSDRGLPGFANWMQVQVKEEQFHAMKFYDYCIARGGRATMLAIEAPPNEWESPLAVFEATYAHEQRVTQMIHDLVDLAMKEKDHATTNFLQWYVDEQVEEEANDTEIIGKLQLIGDETNGLFMLDKELGTRAFTPPAQGTP; encoded by the coding sequence ATGATATCGCACACAATACTTGAGGCGCTGAACCGCCAGATCAACCGTGAACTCTACTCGGCCTACCTGTACCTCTCGATGTCGGCCTGGTTCTCGGACCGCGGTCTCCCCGGTTTTGCGAACTGGATGCAGGTCCAGGTGAAGGAAGAACAGTTCCACGCGATGAAGTTCTACGACTATTGTATCGCACGGGGTGGACGGGCGACCATGCTCGCGATCGAGGCCCCGCCCAACGAGTGGGAGTCGCCGCTCGCGGTCTTCGAGGCCACCTATGCCCATGAACAGCGGGTGACCCAGATGATCCACGACCTCGTCGACCTCGCCATGAAGGAGAAGGACCATGCCACCACCAACTTCCTTCAGTGGTACGTGGACGAACAGGTCGAGGAAGAGGCCAACGACACCGAAATCATCGGGAAACTCCAGTTGATCGGGGACGAGACCAACGGCCTCTTCATGCTCGACAAAGAACTCGGCACCAGGGCCTTCACCCCGCCGGCACAGGGGACACCCTGA
- a CDS encoding DUF2193 domain-containing protein: MNALYTKMVDEAMAAQRADVATIKEKRGTKYTVPDGKAYLDAVTQMGVAEGQSKEVIDLHVESVKAHYGRLSALTNYVRPEDDPFVEHYQTPPVLEILCEEDPGFKKSLEAFIEGIGKAEAIIGRESARRYAGFYGPTCVVDFALIPGSTSNVVNQILRTVDIPTPHKQAILAAKSWGMNTSYGVGEVFANALEAGDTLTDATRKEVEQLQAIYDHPVDAQVDLMEKAGMTSFDPKKYMEGYKQDIRPFVKAAIDAGVHYGNIVTVPAYCVGDISHHIAQSTYNMCKDDVVMAVIEAVTDVMEKSLRASLDKVRSESQVLSLATGSSAAATEYILELDGFNAPVVVDLLTKRFHNYVQLYPTRGAAAELHNCDFMDMIWRGWRLLDSARRKRNGGGDKLVPLAAGYPVDLSPIHENEVLMIPQRYAYPASAITVRFSALMRLADYPCLLTSEPVTATMMTNVIALHPEQIAAPVRACKDCASASMVDFRHEYCQWREAV; encoded by the coding sequence ATGAACGCACTTTATACAAAAATGGTAGACGAAGCCATGGCGGCCCAGCGCGCCGACGTGGCGACGATCAAAGAGAAGCGAGGGACGAAGTACACCGTCCCGGACGGGAAGGCCTACCTTGATGCGGTCACGCAGATGGGGGTCGCCGAAGGACAGAGCAAGGAGGTGATCGACCTCCATGTGGAGTCGGTCAAGGCCCATTACGGGCGCCTCTCCGCCCTCACCAACTATGTCAGGCCAGAGGACGACCCCTTTGTCGAGCACTACCAGACGCCCCCGGTGCTTGAGATCCTCTGCGAGGAAGACCCGGGCTTTAAGAAGAGCCTGGAAGCCTTCATCGAGGGGATCGGGAAGGCCGAGGCCATCATCGGGCGCGAGTCGGCCCGCCGGTACGCCGGGTTCTACGGCCCGACCTGCGTCGTGGACTTCGCCCTCATCCCGGGCAGCACCTCGAACGTCGTCAACCAGATCCTCAGGACCGTCGATATCCCGACCCCCCACAAACAGGCGATCCTCGCGGCAAAGTCATGGGGGATGAACACCAGTTACGGCGTCGGCGAGGTCTTTGCCAACGCGCTGGAGGCCGGCGACACCCTGACCGACGCCACCAGAAAGGAGGTTGAGCAGCTCCAGGCGATCTACGACCACCCGGTCGATGCCCAGGTCGACCTGATGGAAAAGGCCGGGATGACATCCTTCGACCCGAAGAAGTACATGGAAGGGTACAAACAGGACATCAGACCCTTCGTGAAGGCTGCGATCGACGCCGGGGTCCACTACGGCAACATCGTCACCGTCCCGGCCTACTGTGTCGGCGACATCTCCCACCACATCGCCCAGTCCACCTACAACATGTGCAAGGACGACGTGGTCATGGCGGTGATCGAGGCGGTGACCGACGTCATGGAAAAAAGCCTGCGTGCCTCCCTCGACAAGGTCAGGAGCGAGTCCCAGGTCCTCTCCCTGGCCACTGGATCATCGGCGGCGGCGACCGAGTACATCCTCGAACTCGACGGCTTCAACGCTCCCGTCGTCGTCGACCTCCTCACCAAACGCTTTCACAACTATGTCCAGCTCTACCCGACCCGCGGGGCGGCCGCGGAGTTGCACAACTGCGACTTCATGGACATGATCTGGCGGGGATGGCGGCTTCTCGACTCGGCCAGGCGCAAACGCAACGGTGGCGGCGACAAACTCGTCCCGCTCGCCGCCGGCTACCCTGTCGACCTCTCGCCCATCCACGAGAACGAGGTGTTGATGATCCCGCAGCGCTACGCCTACCCGGCCTCGGCGATCACGGTGCGTTTCTCGGCCCTGATGCGCCTTGCCGACTATCCTTGCCTGCTGACCAGCGAACCGGTGACGGCGACGATGATGACCAATGTCATCGCCCTCCACCCCGAGCAGATCGCCGCCCCGGTCCGGGCCTGCAAGGACTGTGCCTCGGCCTCGATGGTCGACTTCAGGCACGAATACTGCCAGTGGAGAGAGGCGGTCTGA
- a CDS encoding helix-turn-helix domain-containing protein encodes MQQAGLQTVIFSGFQGMVMTDDPVACLKAIGWNEYEARTYVALIGMGEGTARMISELSGVPRGKIYHVLNALVRKGYLDVQHGTPTRYAAVAPEEVLGAIRDDFNRNLNQAVDALKRIGSEYPHRSLIWSLHSEWAIKNRVRQMIGHAEHEIIVLSAYPEYLRQFTSVLKEAAKRCDLSVIVDDRRKFTGMRLPIHEVPEAHQKIIENYVTDYTADEFTVKGDLTLVIDRQEWISVMRIRERREAVTSTTPAMVRLLMGEVIEMLNAEEER; translated from the coding sequence ATGCAACAGGCAGGGTTGCAAACAGTCATCTTCTCCGGGTTCCAGGGAATGGTGATGACCGACGATCCGGTAGCATGCCTGAAGGCGATCGGGTGGAACGAGTACGAGGCGCGGACCTACGTCGCCCTCATCGGCATGGGCGAGGGTACGGCCAGGATGATCTCAGAACTGAGCGGCGTCCCGCGGGGAAAAATCTATCACGTCCTGAACGCACTGGTCAGAAAAGGCTACCTCGACGTCCAGCACGGCACCCCAACGCGGTACGCGGCCGTCGCGCCGGAAGAAGTCCTCGGTGCCATCAGGGACGATTTCAACCGGAACCTCAACCAGGCCGTCGACGCCCTGAAGAGGATCGGCTCCGAGTACCCGCACCGGTCCCTGATCTGGTCCCTCCACTCCGAGTGGGCGATCAAAAACCGGGTCAGGCAGATGATCGGCCATGCCGAGCACGAGATCATCGTCCTCTCCGCATACCCGGAATATCTCCGCCAGTTCACGAGCGTCCTCAAAGAAGCAGCGAAACGCTGTGACCTCTCCGTCATCGTGGACGACCGGCGGAAATTCACCGGCATGAGGCTCCCCATCCATGAGGTCCCGGAGGCGCACCAGAAGATCATCGAGAATTATGTCACAGACTACACCGCAGACGAATTCACCGTCAAGGGCGACCTTACCCTCGTCATCGACCGACAGGAGTGGATCTCGGTGATGCGGATCAGGGAGCGACGCGAGGCGGTCACCAGCACAACCCCGGCCATGGTCAGGTTGCTCATGGGCGAGGTCATCGAGATGTTGAACGCAGAAGAAGAGAGATGA
- the msrA gene encoding peptide-methionine (S)-S-oxide reductase MsrA, producing MSLKRAYFAAGCFWGVEEAFREVVGVFETAVGYMGGTADHPTYGQVCTGKTGHAETVEVVYDPGKVTYAALLSHFWTLHDPTTPDRQGPDVGSQYRSAIFFTDEGERDLALAEKERLDRSGKYRRPVVTKIVPAGRFWRAEEYHQHYFEKMRRRVRPVR from the coding sequence ATGAGCCTGAAGCGAGCATACTTCGCGGCCGGGTGTTTCTGGGGAGTCGAGGAAGCATTTCGGGAGGTGGTCGGCGTCTTCGAGACGGCGGTCGGGTATATGGGAGGGACCGCCGACCATCCCACCTATGGCCAGGTCTGCACCGGGAAGACCGGACATGCCGAGACGGTGGAGGTGGTCTACGACCCCGGGAAGGTCACCTATGCCGCCCTCCTCAGTCACTTCTGGACGCTCCACGACCCGACGACCCCTGACCGCCAGGGGCCAGACGTCGGGAGTCAGTACCGCTCGGCGATCTTTTTCACCGATGAGGGAGAGCGGGACCTCGCCCTTGCAGAAAAAGAGAGACTCGACCGGTCAGGGAAATACCGGCGCCCGGTCGTCACCAAGATCGTGCCCGCCGGACGGTTCTGGCGGGCCGAAGAGTATCACCAGCACTATTTCGAGAAGATGCGCCGGCGTGTCAGGCCGGTCAGATGA
- a CDS encoding YHS domain-containing protein, with translation MEIDPVCKMEVDPATAKHTTEYRGKTYYFCAPGCKKAFEAEPEKYLKE, from the coding sequence ATGGAGATCGATCCGGTCTGCAAGATGGAAGTCGACCCGGCGACGGCGAAACACACCACCGAGTACAGGGGAAAGACCTACTACTTCTGCGCTCCAGGGTGCAAGAAGGCGTTTGAGGCGGAGCCTGAGAAATATCTGAAAGAATAA
- a CDS encoding multidrug efflux SMR transporter, translating to MNALFILLGAIGIEVCATTCLKLSDGFTQPLPSLGVVVGYAASFWLLSLVLKDLDVGVTYAVWAGLGTALVAVVGILVFKESFTFFKAASILLIVAGVVGLNMGGGVH from the coding sequence ATGAACGCCTTATTCATCCTTCTCGGTGCGATCGGGATCGAGGTCTGCGCCACCACCTGCCTCAAACTCTCCGACGGGTTCACCCAACCCCTGCCGTCGCTGGGGGTGGTGGTAGGGTATGCCGCCTCGTTCTGGCTCCTCTCCCTTGTCCTGAAGGATCTGGACGTCGGTGTCACCTACGCCGTCTGGGCGGGGCTCGGCACCGCCCTCGTCGCGGTGGTCGGGATCCTCGTCTTCAAGGAATCGTTCACCTTCTTCAAGGCCGCATCGATTCTCCTCATCGTCGCCGGCGTCGTCGGGCTGAACATGGGCGGGGGCGTCCACTGA
- a CDS encoding DUF362 domain-containing protein: MTARVYFAEAGIGPRRENTLDKIRRLFDAAGIASCIGDGDLTAIKLHFGEWGNDTHISPVWVREVVDRVRSAGGNPFLTDTNTLYSGMRENTVDHLTTALRHGFGYEVTGAPLVIADGLRSGNWREVEIRKNYFEQVKIAGDILDAESMVVLSHVKGHGMAGFGGAIKNLAMGCAPAAGKMAQHQGLCPVVDEDACEGCWACVNACPKGALEAGDETVEVVSTRCIGCGECMTVCPTGALDFDWENGLVPFMEMMTEYALGAVQEKEGKVGYLNFLVDITPDCDCCPWSDSRIVPDIGILASTDPVAIDAASFDLVNARPGIRESRLLGNYAPGEDKFKGVAPYTDGMCQVRYGEEIGLGTADYELITI, from the coding sequence ATGACAGCCAGGGTCTACTTTGCAGAGGCCGGGATCGGCCCGCGGCGTGAGAACACCCTCGACAAGATCAGGCGGCTCTTCGACGCCGCGGGGATCGCCTCGTGCATCGGCGACGGCGACCTGACGGCGATCAAACTCCACTTCGGGGAGTGGGGCAATGACACCCATATCAGCCCGGTCTGGGTGCGGGAGGTGGTCGACCGGGTGCGATCGGCCGGGGGCAACCCCTTCCTCACCGACACCAACACCCTGTACTCGGGGATGCGGGAGAACACCGTCGACCACCTCACCACCGCCCTCCGCCACGGGTTCGGGTATGAGGTGACCGGGGCGCCGCTGGTCATCGCCGACGGTCTCAGGTCAGGGAACTGGCGGGAGGTCGAGATCAGGAAGAACTATTTCGAGCAGGTGAAGATCGCCGGCGACATCCTGGACGCCGAGAGCATGGTCGTCCTCTCCCATGTGAAGGGGCATGGGATGGCAGGGTTCGGGGGGGCGATCAAGAACCTCGCGATGGGGTGCGCCCCGGCCGCCGGGAAGATGGCGCAGCACCAGGGGCTCTGCCCGGTCGTGGACGAGGACGCCTGCGAGGGGTGCTGGGCCTGCGTCAATGCCTGCCCGAAGGGCGCCCTCGAAGCGGGGGACGAGACGGTGGAGGTGGTCTCGACCCGGTGCATCGGGTGCGGCGAGTGCATGACCGTCTGCCCGACCGGAGCGCTCGACTTTGACTGGGAAAACGGGCTGGTGCCCTTCATGGAGATGATGACCGAGTACGCCCTCGGCGCCGTGCAGGAGAAGGAGGGGAAGGTCGGCTACCTCAACTTCCTCGTGGACATCACCCCTGACTGCGACTGCTGCCCATGGAGCGACTCGCGGATCGTTCCCGACATCGGGATCCTGGCCTCCACCGACCCGGTCGCCATCGATGCCGCAAGTTTCGACCTGGTCAATGCGAGGCCAGGGATCAGGGAAAGCCGCCTTCTCGGCAACTATGCACCAGGCGAGGACAAGTTCAAGGGCGTCGCCCCGTACACCGACGGGATGTGCCAGGTGCGCTACGGCGAAGAGATCGGTCTTGGCACTGCCGACTATGAACTCATCACCATCTGA
- a CDS encoding endonuclease V, with the protein MHPLWPDDPDAALALQARLRDHIVARGAPAPALVAGLDAAYSRDGARVYGAAVLFSFPGLEQIDKAWAACEVRFPYIPGLFAFREGPALCAALEALDRPPDLILVHGHGIAHPRRCGIASHLGVLLGLPSIGVADRLLVGEARAPGQERNDATPVFFEGEVVGWAVRTRSGVRPVYVSPGHLVGHAAAVDLVLAMSREYRRPEPLRAAHRCASAARAGETKR; encoded by the coding sequence ATGCACCCGCTCTGGCCAGACGACCCCGACGCGGCCCTCGCCCTCCAGGCACGCCTCCGCGATCATATCGTCGCCAGAGGTGCACCGGCCCCGGCCCTGGTCGCCGGGCTCGATGCCGCATACTCTCGGGACGGGGCGAGGGTCTACGGCGCCGCCGTCCTCTTCTCATTTCCCGGCCTGGAGCAGATAGACAAGGCATGGGCCGCGTGCGAGGTGCGGTTCCCGTACATCCCAGGGCTCTTTGCCTTCAGGGAAGGCCCGGCCCTCTGTGCCGCCCTCGAAGCGCTGGACCGGCCCCCCGACCTCATCCTCGTCCACGGCCACGGCATCGCCCACCCGCGCCGGTGCGGGATCGCCTCGCACCTCGGCGTCCTCCTCGGCCTCCCCTCCATCGGCGTCGCCGACCGTCTCCTCGTCGGCGAGGCCCGAGCACCAGGTCAAGAGAGGAACGACGCCACCCCGGTGTTCTTTGAGGGCGAGGTGGTCGGGTGGGCGGTGCGGACCAGGAGCGGTGTCCGCCCGGTCTACGTCTCCCCTGGCCACCTCGTCGGTCATGCCGCGGCGGTCGACCTGGTCCTTGCCATGAGCAGGGAATACCGGCGACCAGAACCCCTCAGGGCCGCCCACCGCTGCGCCTCCGCGGCCAGGGCGGGCGAAACCAAGCGTTGA
- a CDS encoding tetratricopeptide repeat protein, which produces MQQLVESPARLVADGNACLEKGDYAGALERFDAALREEPGHPGALYRKGLVLTETGRIDEGIACFDQALAVNPDLPEVWLRRGMALYYVDEFWEAAESARRAVAVDPDYAYAWYILGRSLKAVGHLHSALAAYDRAAEIEPENQAVWFMRGIVLALMERHEEAVRNFDRAIELDPTDLDARKNVAWSLYRLGRYEEAREACDAVLEVCPEHGQVVYLRGLAVRALAGEPPVE; this is translated from the coding sequence ATGCAGCAACTGGTGGAGAGTCCGGCGCGGCTGGTCGCAGACGGAAACGCCTGTTTGGAGAAGGGGGACTATGCCGGGGCGCTGGAGAGATTTGACGCCGCCCTGAGGGAAGAGCCCGGCCACCCTGGTGCGCTGTACCGGAAGGGACTGGTCCTGACCGAGACCGGGCGGATCGATGAGGGGATTGCATGCTTCGATCAGGCACTTGCCGTCAACCCCGACCTCCCTGAGGTCTGGCTGCGGCGGGGGATGGCCCTCTATTATGTGGACGAGTTCTGGGAGGCGGCAGAGAGTGCCCGCCGGGCGGTGGCGGTCGACCCCGACTATGCCTATGCCTGGTACATCCTCGGCCGGTCCCTCAAGGCGGTGGGCCACCTGCACAGCGCCCTTGCCGCCTATGACCGGGCCGCCGAGATCGAGCCTGAGAACCAGGCGGTCTGGTTCATGCGGGGGATTGTCCTCGCCCTGATGGAGCGACACGAGGAGGCGGTCAGGAACTTCGACCGGGCCATTGAACTTGACCCGACCGACCTGGACGCCCGCAAGAACGTGGCATGGTCCCTGTACCGTCTGGGAAGGTATGAAGAGGCGCGTGAGGCCTGCGACGCCGTCCTGGAGGTCTGCCCTGAGCATGGTCAGGTGGTGTACCTGAGGGGCCTGGCGGTGCGGGCCCTGGCTGGCGAACCTCCTGTCGAATAA
- a CDS encoding MIP/aquaporin family protein, which yields MASLAKRSVAELVGTFILVFFGAGAAAVTLMLAHGAAAPNEFNVGIGALGGLGDWLAIGLAFGIAIAAAIYAFGRVSGAHINPAVTIALWAIGKFPARDSVAYIVAQFVGAGIASLAFFACAGMDAVTIGGLGATTPFPGISIGQAVLVEAIGTFLLMLAIMGVAVDKKAPTGFAGLVIGLTVAGIITTTGNIAGSSLNPARTFGPYFGDWLIGGTNLWGFFPIYVIGPILGAVVAAFLYQWVAAED from the coding sequence ATGGCATCACTCGCAAAGCGGAGTGTCGCCGAACTGGTCGGGACCTTCATCCTGGTCTTCTTCGGGGCCGGGGCGGCGGCGGTCACCCTGATGCTCGCCCACGGGGCCGCGGCGCCGAACGAGTTCAACGTCGGGATCGGCGCCCTCGGCGGTCTGGGCGACTGGCTTGCCATCGGTCTGGCCTTCGGGATCGCCATCGCGGCGGCGATCTACGCCTTCGGCCGGGTCTCGGGGGCGCACATCAACCCGGCGGTGACCATCGCCCTCTGGGCCATCGGGAAGTTCCCGGCAAGAGACAGCGTCGCCTATATCGTCGCCCAGTTCGTCGGGGCCGGCATCGCCAGTCTGGCCTTCTTCGCCTGCGCCGGTATGGACGCCGTGACTATCGGCGGGCTCGGTGCCACGACGCCCTTCCCCGGCATCTCGATAGGACAGGCGGTCCTGGTCGAGGCGATCGGCACTTTCCTCCTGATGCTCGCCATCATGGGAGTGGCCGTGGACAAAAAGGCCCCGACGGGATTTGCCGGTCTGGTCATCGGGCTGACCGTCGCCGGGATCATCACGACGACCGGGAACATCGCCGGGTCGTCGCTCAACCCGGCCCGTACCTTCGGGCCGTACTTCGGCGACTGGCTCATCGGCGGCACCAACCTCTGGGGGTTCTTCCCCATCTACGTCATCGGACCCATCCTCGGGGCGGTCGTCGCGGCGTTCCTGTATCAGTGGGTCGCTGCGGAGGACTGA
- a CDS encoding manganese efflux pump MntP family protein: MDLPTVFLIAVGLAMDATAVSVAGGVSVREGRFRTALTLALIFGGFQTGMTILGWYAGSALAGFIGWIDHWVAFFLLLFIGGKMVYEGLKGEEGEPVAFEKPLVLLTLGVATSIDALAVGLSFAVLGSAVLVPAAIIGIVSAVLSLVGFWCGGVFGGKHRERAEVIGGAVLIFIGVRILFEHLFI, from the coding sequence ATGGACCTCCCCACTGTATTCCTCATCGCGGTCGGTCTGGCCATGGACGCCACCGCAGTCTCGGTCGCAGGCGGCGTCTCGGTCAGGGAAGGCAGGTTCAGGACCGCCCTCACCCTCGCCCTCATCTTCGGCGGGTTCCAGACCGGGATGACCATCCTCGGGTGGTACGCCGGGTCGGCCCTCGCCGGGTTCATCGGCTGGATCGACCACTGGGTCGCCTTCTTCCTCCTCCTCTTCATCGGCGGAAAGATGGTCTACGAAGGCCTGAAAGGAGAAGAAGGCGAACCGGTCGCCTTCGAGAAGCCGCTCGTCCTCCTGACCCTGGGGGTCGCCACCTCCATCGACGCCCTGGCCGTCGGGCTCTCCTTCGCCGTCCTCGGGTCGGCCGTCCTGGTGCCGGCGGCGATCATCGGGATCGTGAGCGCCGTCCTCTCGCTCGTCGGGTTCTGGTGCGGCGGAGTCTTTGGTGGGAAGCACCGCGAACGGGCCGAGGTCATCGGCGGGGCGGTGCTGATCTTCATCGGGGTGCGGATCCTCTTCGAGCACCTCTTCATCTGA
- a CDS encoding heavy metal translocating P-type ATPase, which yields MERVEKKEKTRTETMKVTGMHCATCAVTIEKALQGTKGVRGASVNLGAEQASVEYDPSLVSAAEIEEAVTGAGYGVVTGRATLKVGGMMCATCVKTVETALQALPGVHTAMVNLGAERAYVTYNPAVVGVAEMRAAIEGAGYRYLGMEGEETGEIERTAREADLKDRLRRTVVGAVASAALMALMFVAPPLPVAMPYVLLVVATPPFLYLSWPIFLGAWRALKNRTLNMDVMYSMGIGVAFGASVLGTFGVVLTTDFLFYETAVMLATFLTLGRYLEARAKGRTGEAIAALVRLRPKTATVLVDGGRVERPIDEVTPGDVVLVLPGAQVPVDGEVRRGESYVDESMVTGEPVPVGKGPGKSVVGGTVNGDGVLEVRATRVGRDTVLAQIIRLVEEAQGTRPPVQRIADTAVTYFIPTVLAIATASFLIWYFVLDAPLIFALSTLIAVLVVACPCALGLATPTAITVGVGRGAELGILIKSGEALEVAEGLDVVAFDKTGTLTRGTPAVTDVVGIGEDEVEVLALAAGIEQNSQHPVAAAIVRRAEDEGVARPESTGVETVRGKGIVAAVGGRRVVLGNRALLADEGAVLAGRAAEVGERYEAEGKTVSYLAADGEVVGVVAVADTLKPTAMRAVEALKEMGLPAVMVTGDNPRTARAVADQVGIDRVLAGVLPDEKVAEVRALQEKGGHVAFVGDGINDAPALAQADLGIAIGGGTDVAIESGDVVLVRDDLTDVPAAVQLARKTIGRVKLNLFWAFAYNAALIPVAAGVLYPSFGIVFRPEFAGLAMAASSVTVVTLSLLLKGYIPEAKRGEPGEV from the coding sequence ATGGAGAGGGTGGAGAAGAAAGAGAAGACCCGCACCGAGACCATGAAGGTGACCGGGATGCACTGCGCCACCTGCGCCGTCACCATCGAGAAGGCCCTTCAAGGGACGAAGGGAGTCCGCGGCGCCTCGGTGAACCTCGGGGCCGAGCAGGCTTCGGTGGAGTACGACCCCTCGCTGGTCTCGGCGGCCGAGATCGAGGAGGCGGTGACCGGCGCAGGCTACGGGGTCGTCACCGGAAGGGCCACCCTCAAGGTCGGCGGGATGATGTGCGCCACCTGCGTGAAGACGGTCGAGACAGCATTGCAGGCGCTTCCTGGCGTCCACACCGCCATGGTGAACCTCGGGGCCGAGCGGGCCTATGTCACCTACAACCCCGCAGTCGTCGGCGTCGCTGAGATGAGAGCGGCGATCGAGGGCGCCGGGTACCGGTACCTCGGGATGGAAGGCGAGGAGACCGGCGAGATCGAGCGCACCGCGCGGGAGGCCGACCTCAAGGACCGACTCAGGCGGACCGTCGTCGGTGCCGTCGCCTCGGCGGCCCTGATGGCGCTGATGTTTGTTGCACCGCCCCTCCCGGTGGCGATGCCCTACGTCCTCCTGGTTGTCGCCACTCCCCCGTTCCTCTACCTCTCATGGCCGATCTTCCTTGGGGCCTGGCGGGCCCTGAAGAACCGGACCCTGAACATGGACGTGATGTACTCGATGGGCATCGGCGTCGCCTTCGGCGCCTCGGTGCTGGGGACCTTCGGGGTCGTGCTCACCACCGATTTTCTCTTCTATGAGACGGCGGTGATGCTCGCCACCTTCCTCACCCTGGGGCGGTACCTGGAGGCCAGGGCGAAGGGACGGACCGGCGAGGCGATCGCCGCCCTCGTCCGTCTCAGGCCAAAGACCGCCACCGTGCTCGTCGACGGCGGGCGGGTGGAGCGGCCTATCGACGAAGTGACGCCTGGAGACGTGGTGCTGGTCCTGCCAGGCGCCCAGGTCCCGGTCGACGGCGAGGTGAGGCGGGGGGAGAGTTATGTGGACGAGTCGATGGTCACCGGAGAGCCGGTCCCTGTCGGGAAAGGGCCTGGCAAAAGTGTCGTCGGCGGGACGGTCAACGGCGACGGGGTGCTGGAGGTGAGGGCGACGCGGGTCGGGAGAGACACCGTCCTGGCCCAGATCATCAGGCTTGTCGAGGAAGCGCAGGGGACGAGGCCGCCGGTCCAGCGGATCGCCGACACCGCGGTCACCTACTTTATCCCGACAGTCCTTGCCATCGCTACGGCATCCTTCCTGATCTGGTATTTTGTCCTGGACGCCCCGCTCATCTTCGCCCTCTCCACGCTCATCGCCGTCCTGGTCGTCGCCTGCCCCTGCGCCCTCGGACTTGCCACGCCGACGGCGATCACCGTCGGGGTCGGGCGCGGGGCAGAACTCGGGATCCTGATCAAGAGCGGCGAGGCACTGGAGGTGGCCGAGGGCCTGGACGTCGTCGCCTTCGACAAGACCGGCACCCTCACCAGGGGGACGCCGGCCGTAACCGACGTGGTGGGGATCGGCGAGGACGAGGTGGAGGTGCTTGCCCTCGCCGCCGGCATCGAACAGAACTCGCAGCACCCGGTGGCCGCCGCGATCGTGCGCCGGGCAGAAGATGAGGGGGTCGCACGCCCTGAGAGCACGGGCGTCGAGACGGTACGCGGCAAGGGGATCGTCGCCGCGGTCGGCGGGCGGCGGGTAGTTCTCGGCAACCGCGCCCTCCTCGCGGACGAGGGGGCCGTGCTGGCGGGCCGGGCCGCGGAAGTGGGTGAACGGTATGAAGCCGAGGGCAAGACTGTCTCGTACCTCGCGGCCGACGGCGAGGTCGTCGGGGTGGTCGCCGTCGCCGACACCCTCAAACCGACGGCGATGAGGGCGGTCGAGGCCCTGAAAGAGATGGGGCTCCCGGCCGTGATGGTCACCGGGGACAACCCGCGCACGGCCAGGGCCGTCGCCGACCAGGTCGGGATTGACCGCGTCCTGGCCGGGGTGCTCCCCGACGAGAAGGTGGCCGAGGTGCGGGCGCTCCAGGAGAAGGGGGGGCATGTTGCCTTTGTCGGGGACGGGATCAACGACGCCCCGGCCCTGGCCCAGGCCGACCTCGGGATCGCCATCGGCGGCGGGACCGACGTGGCCATCGAGAGCGGCGACGTCGTCCTGGTCAGGGACGACCTCACCGACGTCCCGGCCGCAGTGCAACTCGCGAGAAAGACCATCGGCCGGGTGAAACTCAACCTCTTCTGGGCCTTCGCCTACAACGCCGCCCTCATCCCGGTGGCCGCGGGGGTGCTCTACCCCTCCTTCGGGATCGTCTTCAGGCCCGAGTTCGCGGGCCTCGCCATGGCCGCCAGTTCGGTCACGGTCGTCACCCTCTCGCTCCTCCTGAAAGGATATATACCGGAAGCGAAGAGGGGAGAGCCAGGGGAAGTCTGA